The following proteins come from a genomic window of Spea bombifrons isolate aSpeBom1 chromosome 10, aSpeBom1.2.pri, whole genome shotgun sequence:
- the LOC128467246 gene encoding zinc finger protein 585A-like: MKKQIKNRCRNRTAGGLETLQPCPGSEPGPSGALQHLQTPETLASPEPEICRPAVRVLSSRSPEDEFRNGRFKPADNEMFGTQEEGKTFQRHRIRYRKSGGEKFTIEAKSLIISVSNVDGECDRALTRLGHGEAHAGVAALERTVWCGVSHAKDLDSVPALCGFGYGQACIMNELACSKHGGGGRKNTPEVAAVTENRDFITEKNTCPVVTLFTRLEARDSKAEPGKSDTSQRQANRECPHASAAPLRRKHLACNVSRKTSKRQKKRAVWTSYACPGCGKTLYASRRQQEAAPRPTRKPVHAQHGRLCFLCLKKKKLPNSNVRQAYICVVCGKQFVQQTVLALHLQSHVQDKRCFCAICGKGFVQQSLLLIHEKTHMERQPHRCLACGQMFYVKELFVAHQRSHREKKQHRCKHCGKCFADKTSLGIHGRIHTGEKPFPCSVCGKRFTQHSTLVSHQRIHTGEKPFACTECGRQFTDRSAYASHRRTHTGEKPFSCEVCGKRFAQSSNLRRHERIHTGAKP, from the coding sequence ATGAAGAAACAGATTAAGAATAGATGCAGAAACAGGACTGCCGGAGGCCTGGAAACGCTGCAGCCGTGTCCTGGCAGTGAACCAGGTCCAAGCGGGGCCCTGCAACACCTACAGACTCCCGAGACACTTGCATCACCCGAGCCGGAGATCTGCCGCCCTGCGGTGCGCGTCCTTTCCAGCCGGTCACCGGAGGATGAATTCCGGAACGGACGCTTTAAACCAGCTGATAACGAGATGTTTGGGACGCAAGAAGAAGGAAAGACCTTTCAGAGACACAGAATCCGGTACAGAAAGAGCGGAGGGGAGAAATTCACCATCGAAGCCAAGTCACTGATAATCAGCGTGAGCAACGTGGATGGCGAGTGTGACCGGGCTCTAACACGGCTGGGACACGGTGAGGCCCACGCGGGCGTTGCTGCTCTGGAGCGGACAGTCTGGTGTGGTGTGTCACACGCGAAGGATTTGGATTCAGTGCCCGCGTTGTGTGGGTTTGGTTATGGGCAGGCGTGCATAATGAATGAGTTGGCGTGTAGTAAACATGGTGGCGGTGGAAGGAAGAACACGCCTGAGGTGGCTGCCGTCACGGAAAACAGAGACTTCATTACCGAAAAAAACACATGTCCTGTTGTCACTCTCTTCACGAGACTGGAAGCTCGGGATTCGAAAGCGGAGCCGGGAAAAAGTGACACGTCCCAGAGACAAGCGAATAGGGAGTGTCCGCATGCCTCGGCCGCACCGCTGAGGAGGAAGCACCTGGCGTGTAATGTCAGCAGGAAGACATCAAAAAGGCAGAAGAAGAGAGCTGTCTGGACATCTTATGCCTGTCCGGGATGCGGCAAAACGCTGTATGCGAGCAGAAGGCAGCAGGAAGCCGCGCCGCGGCCCACGAGGAAGCCGGTACATGCGCAGCACGGACGCCTCTGCTTTCTctgtctgaaaaaaaagaagctacCAAACAGCAACGTGCGGCAGGCCTATATCTGCGTGGTGTGCGGCAAGCAGTTTGTGCAGCAGACGGTGCTGGCGTTACACCTGCAGAGCCACGTACAGGATAAGCGCTGTTTCTGCGCCATCTGTGGGAAGGGGTTCGTTCAGCAGTCGCTGCTCCTGATCCACGAGAAGACGCACATGGAGCGGCAGCCTCACCGGTGCCTGGCCTGCGGACAGATGTTTTATGTTAAAGAGCTGTTTGTTGCGCATCAGAGATCGCACAGAGAGAAGAAGCAGCATCGCTGTAAGCACTGCGGGAAATGCTTCGCAGATAAGACCAGCCTTGGGATCCACGGCCGGATCCACACGGGAGAGAAGCCCTTTCCGTGTTCCGTGTGTGGGAAGCGCTTCACTCAGCACTCCACACTCGTGTCCCACCAGAGGATCCACACCGGGGAAAAGCCCTTCGCCTGCACGGAGTGTGGCCGTCAGTTCACTGACCGCTCGGCATATGCCAGCCACAGGAGGACACACACAGGGGAGAAGCCCTTTAGCTGTGAGGTGTGCGGGAAGAGGTTCGCTCAGAGCTCCAACCTGCGCAGACACGAGCGCATCCACACAGGGGCCAAACCCTAA